DNA from Pontibacter deserti:
CATGCTGCGTTGCATCCGAGTCTTCGCCGGAAAGGCGGCGCGGCATGCCCAGCACAATAGCTTCTACAGGTTCGCGCTGCACGTAAGCCTTCAGGTAAGCCAGCACATCTTTGGAGTGTACGGTATCCAGCGGGTTAGCTGCAATCTGTAACACATCCGTAACGGCGAGCCCTACGCGTTTTGTTCCGTAATCAATTCCCAGTATCCTGCCCATAGTTTGCTTTTGCGCTACAAAGGTAGGGATTTAAATTGTTGGTTGATACTAGTTGCTGGTTTAGGCTGAGCAGAGGGAAAAATAGACTTAAAAGCCAGCACAATCGGAAGCGGGCATGTTAACACCACCAGCCTGGTTGTAAACAACCTGTGCACCTAGGTGGCCGGCATAAGTAAGGTAACCAGCACCTATTACCATAAGCACAACTACCAACAAGCGCAGCAGCTTAGGCCATAGTTTAAGGATGTTAACATTAATAAGTATGTTGAGCATTGCAGCGGCAGAAAAAAGATAGGCTACATTAAAGGCAGCAATTTCATGGTCTTTGAGCACGGTTGGGTCGCAGATTTTGCGCGATACAGTTGCATCGGCCATGTCGCCGGTGTAAATAGCTACCCAGGCAGATAAAGCACCCAGGTAAAGTAAATAAGAGCCAGCCTTTTGCCAGAAAAATTTCTGATCGCCACGTGTAACCCCTGCTATACTTATGGCTATAGTTGCCAGCAGCAGGATAGCAATCGGGAAGTGTACGCTCAGCGGATGCCAGATCTCTGTCCGCCAAAAGGTTGGCTCGTTCATGTTATTCCAGTATTCTTACAGCTACAGGGTCAAGGCGCTGACCGGTTTTTTCTACCTCTACTTCTACTTTGCCACCTTCTTTCAACTCTGCAAAAGGCACTGTCTCACCATTCTTTGTCAGGGTTGTAGTCTCTGTAAAGTATAACTCCAGTAGTTTGTTGTCGTCAGTCTTAACATATATCTCGTTTTTCTCAGGCTCTACTTCGTGCAGCGTGCCCTGGTAAGTGCCAGACTCTACAACATCAGTTTTCTGTTCACAGCTATAAAAGAAAGGTGCCACAGCTACCAGCGCCGGGAGAAGCATTTTCGTGATTTTCATGGTTTAAAAGTTAGTGTTTAAGTATAATATGTATGGTTGATTTAGTAAGTATAGCCTTTTATAGGTTATAGTTTGAACTGCAGTGTTACGTAATAATTACGGGCATCGGAAGGTATAATACCAGGCCCGGGATATCCGGTAGCACGGCGCGTAAAGTAACGGTTATCGGTCAGGTTATTGATACCGGATTCTAATGTGAAGCGCTTGTAAGTATAGCTGCCTGATAGATCCATTACCCAGTAAGCCGGAATTTTGCCTACTACGGCTGTTGGTTCCTCAATACTGTTATCAGCATCAGTATACTGACTGGAAGTATAAGCATATTGGTACGCCAGTTTAAAGTTGTTGCGTTTAAATGACAGCCCTGCTTTGGCGATAAGCGAAGGCGCCATTTCCACAACGTTGCCATCTACTGTACTTAAAGGGCTGTTGTAGATAGTATGCACATACGTTATGTTAGAGAAAGCTGAAAGGCTGGTTGGGTGATCGGCTCCATAGTATAGTTTCAGCAGGTCTGCCTCGGCAAAGGTTTCAATGCCATTGTGGTACGAATCGCCGGCATTGGTGCGGATGCGCTCTATTACATTGTTTTCGTTTGCCCTGCCTATAGTTGTGATACGATCTTTATATGCGATATGGAACAGGCTGGCATCGTAGTTCAAAACCCCGCTTATATTGCCCCTAAAACCCAGATCAGAACTATAGCCGCTCTCATCCTGCATGTCCTGGTCAACTACCTGGTTCGGGTTAATTATGCGCATGTCGTTAAAGTTAATGGCGCGGTAGTTCTGCGAAAAGTTACCGTATACTTCCATCTGCTCGCCTGGCTTGTAGCTCATACCCAGGCCCATCAAAAATATGTTCCGCGAGCTGCTGCGGTCTTCCGGTATAATCTGGTCGTAAATTATAGTTCCTGCATTGTTACGCTCTACATGGCGGTAGCTGCCGTCGGCATTGGTGTTTATCCACTCATACCGTACACCCGGGGTTATACTTAGCTTTGGTGTGATGTTAAAGATGTTCTCGGCAAACACAGCAATGTTGCGGCTCAGGTAATCGTAGCTGGAGGTGTTTGGCCCGCCGTTGTCGGAGTAAAATCTGAAATCGGCATCTGCAGCCAGCGAGCCATCGCCCTGTTTCTGGTCTGTAAAGCCACGGTAGTAGCGCGTACCAACTAACAGCGTTGAGAAGGAATTGCCCAGGTCGTAGCGGTGAATCAGGCGCGTTTCGTTACCTATGTTCCGGAACTTGTCCTGCAGCAAAGTGCGTGGCATGGTAAGGTCGTCGGGGCGGTTTATTTTGCCCATAAAGCCCAGGGCATCACGCTGTGCCAGCAAGCCAAAGTTGCGTACATTCAGTTTGGTGCGTTCGCTGAGGCGGTAGTCCAGGGTCAGGGCCATCAGGTTCCATTTCACTTTAAACCAGTTACGGTCTCGTTTTGATTGCCGGGCATCCTGTTCGAACTCACTATCCGTTAGGCCACCCGGCTGCTGTGCCAGGTAATCCATAAAGGTATAGTCAAAGCCTATTTCCAGTTTCTGGTTTGGTTTATAGTGTATAGAGCTGAAGGCCGTGTGGGCATCAAAGCCGGAGTTCTCGCGCCAGCCGTCGCCACGCTTATACTGGTAAAAACCATAGTAATGAAACTTGCCTTTGCTGCCACCAACGCTGTTAAAGGAGTTAAACAAGCCCCATGAGCCTGTGGTCTGGCGGGTGGTGAGTTCAAAAGGTTTGTCTTCTGGCCCTTCCTTCATTACAAAGTTCAGCATGCCGCCAAACTGTGTGCCGTATTGCAACGATGCTGCACCGCGTACTACTTCAATTCTGTCCAGGGCTTCGGTTGGTGGGGTGTAGTAGCTTTCCGGGTAACCTAAGGCATCAGCACTTATGTCGTAACCATTCTGGCGGGTGTTAAAGTTAGAAGTACGGTTTGGGCTCAGGCCACGACCGCCAATGCCTAACTGCAGACCGGCACCATCGCTTTCCCAGATGTTTAGGCCCGCTACTTTGGCAAATACCTGGCGGCTGTTGTTAACGGCTTTGTTGGCTGTGATGTCGCTGAGCACCACTACCTCGCTCTTCTTGGCTTCGTAAATGGCTGTGCCCTCCACAGAGTTTAAGCGGGTAATGCCGAATGTCGCCTCCCGCTTCGATGTCACATTTACCTCGCGCAACTGGCCTTCCATCGGCTTCAGCTCAAAGCTTAGTACAGCCGTTCCGTTCTCAACGGTTA
Protein-coding regions in this window:
- a CDS encoding TonB-dependent receptor yields the protein MMLRFTLTLLFILCSLHLALAQSLYITGKITHANTTKPVQKAEVLLVNSGTVYTSDASGNYSIEVSRPGTYTLTAYTEGLSSVTKQVTVENGTAVLSFELKPMEGQLREVNVTSKREATFGITRLNSVEGTAIYEAKKSEVVVLSDITANKAVNNSRQVFAKVAGLNIWESDGAGLQLGIGGRGLSPNRTSNFNTRQNGYDISADALGYPESYYTPPTEALDRIEVVRGAASLQYGTQFGGMLNFVMKEGPEDKPFELTTRQTTGSWGLFNSFNSVGGSKGKFHYYGFYQYKRGDGWRENSGFDAHTAFSSIHYKPNQKLEIGFDYTFMDYLAQQPGGLTDSEFEQDARQSKRDRNWFKVKWNLMALTLDYRLSERTKLNVRNFGLLAQRDALGFMGKINRPDDLTMPRTLLQDKFRNIGNETRLIHRYDLGNSFSTLLVGTRYYRGFTDQKQGDGSLAADADFRFYSDNGGPNTSSYDYLSRNIAVFAENIFNITPKLSITPGVRYEWINTNADGSYRHVERNNAGTIIYDQIIPEDRSSSRNIFLMGLGMSYKPGEQMEVYGNFSQNYRAINFNDMRIINPNQVVDQDMQDESGYSSDLGFRGNISGVLNYDASLFHIAYKDRITTIGRANENNVIERIRTNAGDSYHNGIETFAEADLLKLYYGADHPTSLSAFSNITYVHTIYNSPLSTVDGNVVEMAPSLIAKAGLSFKRNNFKLAYQYAYTSSQYTDADNSIEEPTAVVGKIPAYWVMDLSGSYTYKRFTLESGINNLTDNRYFTRRATGYPGPGIIPSDARNYYVTLQFKL
- a CDS encoding DUF2231 domain-containing protein, which translates into the protein MNEPTFWRTEIWHPLSVHFPIAILLLATIAISIAGVTRGDQKFFWQKAGSYLLYLGALSAWVAIYTGDMADATVSRKICDPTVLKDHEIAAFNVAYLFSAAAMLNILINVNILKLWPKLLRLLVVVLMVIGAGYLTYAGHLGAQVVYNQAGGVNMPASDCAGF
- the ruvX gene encoding Holliday junction resolvase RuvX, translating into MGRILGIDYGTKRVGLAVTDVLQIAANPLDTVHSKDVLAYLKAYVQREPVEAIVLGMPRRLSGEDSDATQHVVGFMRTLQKEFPGIPVHTVDERFTSKMAQAAMLAGGLKKKDRQDKGTVDRVSAAIILQSYLESKNIL